A segment of the Anopheles cruzii chromosome 2, idAnoCruzAS_RS32_06, whole genome shotgun sequence genome:
GAAAGTGAGCTTTTCGATGAACAGTGCCTTACGGAGGTGTGCCAGCTGCTGGACCGGCAGAGCGCCTGGAGGGACCTTGGGTCGCTGCTCGATTTCGACGCTTTCTTCAGCGTCTGGGAGCAGtcggccagcccggcccggatgtTACTCGACTATTTTGAGGTAACGATGCGCGCACCGTGCGCCGTTGGCTGCAAACATTACCTTTTCCCTCACTTCCGCACAGATGCAAGCTTACCAAGTGGATCGCCTGATCGAGATGCTGCGGGTGCTGGAGCTCCACGAACCGATACGGTGCATCGATGAGATGATTTGCCGACGGATTAAGTGAgacggcggcgcacacaacacagctTTAAccggagacggagacggagcaGAGTGATTTCTAGCGACCTTAAGCCATATACAGCACaaaccggaaggaaggaagacaCTACCAAGTCCCGTCCCGTTCCTGTTCCCGTTCTTTTTTATGCTACGTTTACTTTTAGTGGAAACGGAACGCGGGTTGGCCGGTTTCCCGTTCCGCTGGGTGCACCTTTACCGTGTAAGGATTCGATACTTTAGACcgaaaatgttttacaaacccctgctgctgctgctgcgtatcTTGTACAAATGGCGCTGTTGTGCGCTTGAAATTAAAACTGTATTACGATTTATGCTACCAAAACCTCAGAGCCTTTGTTTTGGGCGGGTTAATTGATAGTATCACAGTAATGTATGGGACAAGTTCCAGTCAGCGCGCTCGCGCAGCTCGCTAAAACGTGACACCGTCGCTCATCTGCCTCGGGCATACCGTGAAGCAGTGGGCCATTCTGTCCGGGTAATATTCTTAATTTTATTGCTAGTGTATAACAAATAATTACAACCTTACAACCTGATGCCCGTGAACGCTGGATCGCCACGTAATCGCCAACGGTGGAAGGAAAGAACTCGCGCGGCACACGAGAGATCGGGCCGGAAGCACGCCGGACACACCGGTGCACGGGTCGGGTGGAACGGCTGGCGCGCGGTCGAATGAATTATGCAACGGGAAACCGCACAAACCGGCAAACTGGTTCGCGCGCGCAAACTTGTTCCACGGCCGGGTGTTGCGCTGGACAGGGTTTTTGCGCCGTTCgcaatgtgtgcgtgtgtgttggcttCGATGTGTTCGAACGAGCGCGGTTATTATCGCGGGGCGGCGGCAACGTGCATCGCACGTGTCGACCGTCACACGAGATCGTAGTCGATCCGGGCCCCCATCCGCCGCAGTGCGATGATCGTGTTAACCGCCTTGATCCAGCGTTTCTTGATAACATAGCGTTTCAATTTCGTTTTTGTTACCGACAGCTCGGTGGTGCTCTGAGCCATCGTCTCCGCCAGCCACCGGTGGGCGAGCGCCTTCTTGGCCGTGAGCCGCCGCTTGCCGTCCTTCACCAGCAGCCGGGCCACGAAGTCTTTGGCGTTCTCCGAGACCGCCTCGAACGAACTGTACGTGAAGCTGTACTTCCCCTGCAGGACATTGTTCATCGTGGCCATATCGTCGCCCCCCACGAACGGTGACAATCCGGACAGGCTgcttgtgtatgtgtgtgtgtatgtgtgtggcgACGGACAACCGCGATGGGGatggcgggcgcgcgcagcAGGATGAGAGGCGATGGTGGCACATGAAAGTCGCGCAGACGGCACATGAAACGCAACGGAAGTGGAAGGATAAccgaaaaacagaaagaaagagagaaagaaagagagagagagagaaaaacataAAGAGAAAGCCAAATCGAACCAAGCGCACCCGGACCACGTGGCGGTCCGAAAGGCCGGCCTATCAGTTAGAAAAGCGGATGCAGTGCAAGGATGGGTTGCTTTTTCGTGTTCATCTCCTCACCATTCGTGGGATTCACCTTGACCGGCTTCAGGCCGGATGCCGGATCGGGTTTGTGGGGAGGTTGTGGTTGCGGTTAGAGAAAGCACACGAAAATCCGGGGGACTTTTGCTGCCGGGAATCACGGTCACGTTTTCGGAGACCAGTTCCGAGGAGGTCAACTGGCTCTCCCGGGATCGCGGGTCATTATGCGGGTTTGGCGGGAAAATTTTGCAGCAGCGTGGAAATGTGgggaagtttcatttcaatgcaaatCTCGCACCCGACCCGCGCATTGCGTCATTGCCGCGGGGCATCGAACGGGAGTTATATATCTGCGTGCTGTGCGGGGTAATAAATTTGCCCGCCAATGGGCCCGGGGCCAACGAATGGGACGAGCCGATGTGCGGGAGAACGATATTGAAATGTGGCActggaccgggaccgggaagtACCGGCCCGGGGCGGAGACTGATTATAAGGCGTGTAAGGCAACCCTACTGTTTATCTATCAATAATAAAAGGCACACCCGCAAGGCGCAAGGAATGTACCGCTTGATTGTGGTTTATCATCGTCTTGTCAACGTGCGATGTTATTTATATGCTACCGAATGGGACGCTGAATGCACGGCGGTGAAGCACGGTGATGCTGACTAACTGTGGGTCGTGCACGGAAGCAACACGCATGAGATGAATGAGATGGTGGAGCATAGAGTTGACCATGAACGAACGATCTCGAACGAGCGATTGTGCTAGTCGGAAAGCGATCGTGTGATACTAATCccgctttcttcgctttccTTCTAGCACCGGTCCGTCGGCGCTTCTCCACCGATCGAGTACCACCGGTaataaaaaccaaatcaaaacgGAATGTTACCAAGAACCGTCCACCCGCCAACTCTGGTGGTCAATTCGTATAGGCAAAAACAGGTACGTAGCAATTGTAGCCCCCCTTTTTAGATGAACCCACCTAAAGGATCTAAGAAACGATATCAACCATATTATGCGAGTAGATTCATTTacgccaaaaaacaaatcaagtaAAATAGTATTTaaggcaaacaacaaacaaaaggaAACCACCGAAAAGAGTTGTTTTAACCAAAAAACGGTGAACGAAGCGACACATAGAATCGACAAAAGTAAATGTGTCGCGCGTTCCAGAAGAAACCGGAAGGCGGCATAAGAACGGTTAGAAAGCCTTTGGCCCCGAAGTGTCGAGTGAATCGAGTTGAGCTTCGTGCGCAAATCCTTCGTCCCATTGCGCGTCCCCCACGGGCCCTGTTCCGTCGGGTGTGGGAGCGCTAACCCAGccagcacagagagagagagagagagagagagagagatagagataggGAAAaccaagaaaagaaaaaaaaagtatctACGATCAACAGCGACgaccaacgcgcgcgcggagcgttagtcagtcagtcagtcagtttaTGAATGAAATGGAAGCGCACGGAGCACACCTGGAGATGAGTCTATTTCCGGATGAGATGAGAGTGCACCCGCGTACTACCCACCCACAAGGGGGGCCCGCCCGTCAATGGAAAGAAAGTAAATGACCCATAACCGGCCTAAATGAAGCCGGGCACGCGAAGGTGAATTGCGCCCTCGCGCTGGTGCTAATTAGCGGAGCATTAAGGCACGTTAAAGCTGacacaccggcgaccggcggcggctgcgtgTTAATGATTTGCGTAAAACCGCACCGTTAATCGGCGGGGTTAATTTTAGCGGGGTACGcgcggaaaataattaaaggcagcagcggcggcggcgaatccAAAGAAAACCCGAAACTCACAGCACGTAGCAGATCACGCCCAGGCTCCACATGTCGGTGTAGAAGTAGATCTCGTCAAAGTTCAGCACTTCCGGGGCGGCGAACTCGGCCGTGCCGAACATTACCTGTAGCTTCTTGTCCGGGTCGTACCGCCGGGCGAACCCGAAGTCGATGATCTTGATCCGGTTGCCCGTCTTCGTGAGGCACAGGATGTTCTCCGGCTGGAATCGTGCGGGATTGGGAGAAGATCATAGAGAGAGTGTCGCGACATCCGgggggccaccgccgcttACCTTCATGTCGAGGTGAATGATGTTTCGACTGTGAATGTACTCCATGCCCTCGCAGATCTGTCGCATAAAGACGGCGCACGCCTTCTCCGTCAGCACGAAGTCATCGTCAATGACGCGCTCGAACAGCTCGCCTCCTTGGATGCTGCgaagaaag
Coding sequences within it:
- the LOC128267558 gene encoding myosin light chain kinase 2, skeletal/cardiac muscle-like, translating into MYKVDEHYPSKDLDPSFPFREVQLRLDADPKQKFDILPELGRGTFGTVFLCREKHSGLELAAKIVPYKKKKDRADMVREIDIMSCLHHPRLIQLYDAFDYENKFYVILELIQGGELFERVIDDDFVLTEKACAVFMRQICEGMEYIHSRNIIHLDMKPENILCLTKTGNRIKIIDFGFARRYDPDKKLQVMFGTAEFAAPEVLNFDEIYFYTDMWSLGVICYVLLSGLSPFVGGDDMATMNNVLQGKYSFTYSSFEAVSENAKDFVARLLVKDGKRRLTAKKALAHRWLAETMAQSTTELSVTKTKLKRYVIKKRWIKAVNTIIALRRMGARIDYDLV